From a single Nocardioides panacis genomic region:
- a CDS encoding DUF3224 domain-containing protein yields the protein MSYAQKATCTFTVSSWSEEVYADIDGEGTTAGELYFPKRGLSRAAVGYTYSGDVEGTSTLVYLMGYRDGDDLVIGLERFEGSIGGQEGSCVLRHEAVHDATGVRGTATVVPGMGTGGLERLSGEAALEIAGHSETGYPLVLGYDLG from the coding sequence ATGAGCTATGCACAGAAGGCGACCTGCACGTTCACCGTCTCGTCCTGGAGCGAGGAGGTGTACGCCGACATCGACGGCGAGGGGACGACGGCCGGGGAGCTGTACTTCCCGAAGCGCGGGCTGTCCCGCGCGGCCGTCGGGTACACCTACTCCGGGGACGTCGAGGGCACCTCGACGCTGGTGTACCTGATGGGCTACCGCGACGGCGACGACCTGGTGATCGGCCTGGAGCGGTTCGAGGGATCGATCGGCGGCCAGGAGGGGTCCTGCGTGCTGCGGCACGAGGCGGTGCACGACGCCACCGGCGTGCGCGGCACCGCGACGGTCGTGCCCGGCATGGGCACCGGCGGCCTGGAGCGGCTGAGCGGCGAGGCCGCGCTGGAGATCGCCGGGCACAGCGAGACCGGCTACCCGCTGGT
- a CDS encoding GNAT family N-acetyltransferase, with protein sequence MTDELVLRAPDSWGMVDVAELIEEAGGGQVTVGTCTEHALVDGPIQYLHGLRRLAHDSATLAEVLGRLLDATPASPHATDLSAVQDTLSVTVGPHQVVLRRTAPFTATEHARAVAFAEVASELLTPSPASDEEGPVAPTPASPDAPTVRLATFDDTASLIRMHARCSADSVYRRYATPLARIDDRFARRLLLAGNGALVATVGDEVVGIASISTCENAIAEVSLLVEDGWQRRGIGTRLLSGAARLARGHGAADVVLRSRTHNPALMSLAFASGLRARIRLDGDTVVVTVGVDGLKPLTMVPAATARKASIAEQSTPA encoded by the coding sequence GTGACCGACGAGCTGGTGCTCCGGGCACCCGACTCGTGGGGGATGGTCGACGTCGCCGAGCTGATCGAGGAGGCCGGCGGCGGCCAGGTCACGGTCGGCACGTGCACCGAGCACGCCCTGGTCGACGGCCCGATCCAGTACCTCCACGGCCTGCGCAGGCTGGCGCACGACTCGGCCACGCTCGCCGAGGTGCTGGGCCGGCTGCTCGACGCCACGCCGGCCTCCCCGCACGCGACCGACCTCAGCGCCGTCCAGGACACCCTCTCCGTCACGGTCGGCCCGCACCAGGTCGTGCTGCGACGTACCGCTCCGTTCACCGCCACCGAGCACGCCCGCGCGGTGGCCTTCGCCGAGGTGGCCTCCGAGCTGCTCACCCCCTCCCCGGCGTCCGACGAGGAGGGACCCGTCGCGCCGACGCCGGCGTCGCCCGACGCCCCGACCGTCCGGCTCGCGACGTTCGACGACACGGCGTCGCTGATCCGGATGCACGCCCGCTGCTCGGCGGACTCGGTCTACAGGCGCTACGCCACGCCGCTGGCCCGGATCGACGACCGGTTCGCCCGGCGCCTCCTGCTGGCCGGCAACGGCGCGCTGGTCGCGACGGTCGGCGACGAGGTCGTCGGCATCGCGTCCATCTCCACCTGCGAGAACGCCATCGCCGAGGTGTCGCTGCTCGTCGAGGACGGCTGGCAGCGCCGCGGGATCGGCACCCGGCTGCTCTCCGGCGCGGCCCGGCTGGCGCGGGGGCACGGCGCCGCCGACGTGGTGCTGCGCAGCCGCACCCACAACCCGGCGCTGATGTCGCTGGCGTTCGCGTCGGGGCTCCGGGCGCGGATCAGGCTCGACGGGGACACGGTCGTGGTCACGGTCGGGGTGGACGGCCTCAAGCCGCTCACCATGGTGCCGGCCGCAACGGCGCGGAAGGCATCGATCGCGGAGCAGTCGACGCCCGCCTGA
- a CDS encoding DUF6597 domain-containing transcriptional factor, producing the protein MDEQLGRPDAILRPAAAERAISVERVAAGPALAGLVDYHWYVGWRTAEPHRQQVVPQPRIHLAAEEGRLLVHGISREPFFRTLTGTGHTIGVAFHPGGFRPFLGRGVGGIAGTVQPAGDLLGVDDRPVAARVLGDVGVPEMVEALEDYLLAVGPRPDPVVAEVRALVAAVERDRGLTRAEQLADLATTSLRSLQRLFTEYVGVGPKWVISRSRILDAAAVAHGGGAVDWSALATELGFTDQAHLTRAFTSVVGTPPATYHREATR; encoded by the coding sequence ATGGACGAGCAGCTCGGCAGACCCGACGCGATCCTGCGTCCCGCCGCGGCGGAGCGGGCGATCAGCGTCGAGCGGGTGGCCGCCGGCCCGGCGCTGGCCGGGCTCGTCGACTACCACTGGTACGTCGGGTGGCGCACCGCCGAGCCGCACCGGCAGCAGGTCGTGCCGCAGCCGCGCATCCACCTCGCCGCGGAGGAGGGCCGGCTGCTCGTGCACGGCATCAGCCGCGAGCCGTTCTTCCGCACCCTGACCGGCACCGGGCACACCATCGGCGTCGCGTTCCACCCCGGCGGGTTCCGGCCGTTCCTGGGCCGCGGCGTCGGCGGGATCGCCGGCACCGTGCAGCCGGCCGGCGACCTGCTCGGCGTCGACGACCGGCCGGTCGCGGCGCGCGTGCTCGGCGACGTCGGCGTCCCGGAGATGGTCGAGGCCCTGGAGGACTACCTCCTCGCGGTCGGCCCGCGCCCGGACCCGGTCGTCGCCGAGGTGCGGGCCCTGGTCGCGGCGGTCGAGCGGGACCGCGGCCTGACCCGCGCCGAGCAGCTCGCCGACCTGGCGACGACGAGCCTGCGCTCGCTGCAGCGGCTGTTCACCGAGTACGTCGGCGTCGGGCCGAAGTGGGTGATCTCGCGCAGCCGGATCCTCGACGCGGCGGCGGTCGCGCACGGCGGCGGGGCGGTCGACTGGTCCGCGCTCGCGACCGAGCTGGGCTTCACCGACCAGGCGCACCTGACCCGCGCGTTCACCTCGGTCGTCGGCACGCCGCCGGCGACGTACCACCGCGAGGCGACCCGCTGA
- a CDS encoding LysE family translocator, translating to MVSPEQLLAFGVAALVLIAIPGPSVVFVIGRALTYGRGVALSTVLGNSLGLLVVLVLVALGLGVVVQESIAVFTVLKLVGAAYLVVLGVQAVRHRRGLTLGTGEPAAPLSRRTAVRQGFVVGVSNPKAFMIFAAVLPQFVERGAGHVQAQMLLLGLLAFGIGLGSDSVWALLASRLRAWFGASPRRGEAMGALGGVSMIGLGVGLAVTGRPE from the coding sequence ATGGTCTCCCCCGAGCAGCTCCTCGCCTTCGGCGTCGCCGCCCTGGTGCTGATCGCGATCCCCGGTCCGAGCGTGGTGTTCGTGATCGGCCGCGCCCTCACCTACGGCCGCGGCGTCGCGCTGTCCACGGTGCTCGGCAACAGCCTCGGCCTGCTGGTGGTGCTGGTGCTCGTCGCGCTCGGCCTCGGCGTCGTCGTGCAGGAGTCGATCGCCGTCTTCACCGTGCTCAAGCTGGTCGGGGCGGCGTACCTCGTGGTGCTGGGGGTGCAGGCCGTCCGGCACCGCCGCGGCCTCACCCTCGGCACCGGAGAGCCGGCCGCTCCCCTGTCCCGACGTACGGCGGTCCGCCAGGGGTTCGTCGTCGGCGTCTCGAACCCCAAGGCGTTCATGATCTTCGCGGCCGTGCTGCCGCAGTTCGTGGAGCGCGGCGCGGGGCACGTGCAGGCGCAGATGCTGCTGCTCGGGCTGCTGGCGTTCGGGATCGGGCTGGGGTCCGACAGCGTGTGGGCGCTGCTCGCCAGCCGGCTGCGCGCCTGGTTCGGCGCCTCCCCGCGCCGCGGCGAGGCGATGGGCGCACTGGGTGGCGTCTCGATGATCGGGCTGGGCGTCGGCCTCGCGGTCACCGGACGGCCGGAGTAG
- the groES gene encoding co-chaperone GroES, translating into MSVNIKPLEDRIVVKALEAEQTTASGLVIPDTAKEKPQEGEVLSIGPGRIDDNGNRVPLDVNVGDKVIYSKYGGTEVKYSGQEYLILSARDVLAVIG; encoded by the coding sequence GTGTCGGTCAACATCAAGCCTCTCGAGGACCGGATCGTCGTCAAGGCCCTCGAGGCCGAGCAGACCACGGCTTCCGGCCTGGTCATCCCGGACACTGCCAAGGAGAAGCCCCAGGAGGGCGAGGTCCTGAGCATCGGTCCGGGTCGCATCGACGACAACGGCAACCGGGTCCCGCTCGACGTCAACGTCGGCGACAAGGTCATCTACAGCAAGTACGGCGGCACCGAGGTCAAGTACTCCGGCCAGGAGTACCTCATCCTCTCGGCGCGCGACGTGCTCGCCGTCATCGGCTGA
- a CDS encoding class I SAM-dependent methyltransferase — protein sequence MDLDAFRWLLTEPGQALLVRATQLYVAHAGDPVRTATALRRHDVSPEHAAAALTQVDLRARAVAKLGDDAARMYFTPEGLEQATRSRVATHRAARVAFAAPDSVLDLGCGIGGDLVALARAGLTVAGVDRDELRVAVARANLDALGLGGAVQVASAQDVDVSGFGVVFADPARRTDRGRVFDVDGWSPPWDFVTALLARPSCVKVAPGIPHSLLPDGVEAEWVSDEGDVKEAALWSPQLATARRRATVIKGGGLVSVTDEDDPGSPGVRAVGRCLYEPDGAVIRAGLVTAVAAGVNGGLVDEHIAYVTSDEAFSTPLARSYEVLDELPYKEKPLRAALRARGVGRLTIKKRGVDVVPEELRKRLSLHGEQEATIVMTRVAGKGTCLLVRPF from the coding sequence GTGGACCTCGACGCCTTCCGCTGGCTGCTGACCGAGCCCGGCCAGGCGCTGCTGGTCCGGGCCACCCAGCTGTACGTCGCCCACGCCGGCGACCCGGTGCGGACCGCCACCGCCCTGCGCCGCCACGACGTCTCGCCCGAGCACGCCGCCGCGGCGCTCACCCAGGTCGACCTGCGGGCCCGGGCGGTGGCCAAGCTCGGCGACGACGCGGCGCGGATGTACTTCACCCCCGAGGGCCTCGAGCAGGCCACCCGGTCCCGGGTCGCCACGCACCGCGCGGCGCGGGTCGCGTTCGCCGCCCCCGACTCGGTGCTCGACCTCGGCTGCGGCATCGGTGGCGACCTGGTGGCGCTGGCCCGGGCCGGGCTGACCGTCGCGGGCGTGGACCGCGACGAGCTGCGGGTGGCGGTGGCCCGGGCCAACCTCGACGCCCTCGGGCTCGGCGGGGCGGTGCAGGTGGCGTCCGCGCAGGACGTCGACGTCTCCGGGTTCGGCGTGGTCTTCGCCGACCCCGCCCGTCGTACCGACCGGGGGCGGGTGTTCGACGTGGACGGCTGGTCGCCGCCGTGGGACTTCGTCACCGCGCTGCTGGCCCGGCCCTCGTGCGTCAAGGTCGCGCCCGGCATCCCGCACTCCCTGCTGCCCGACGGCGTCGAGGCCGAGTGGGTCTCCGACGAGGGCGACGTCAAGGAGGCCGCGCTGTGGTCCCCGCAGCTGGCCACGGCGCGCCGCCGGGCCACGGTGATCAAGGGCGGCGGGCTGGTGTCCGTGACCGACGAGGACGACCCCGGCTCCCCCGGCGTCCGGGCCGTCGGCCGCTGCCTCTACGAGCCCGACGGCGCGGTGATCCGGGCCGGCCTGGTGACCGCGGTCGCGGCCGGCGTGAACGGCGGGCTGGTCGACGAGCACATCGCCTACGTGACCAGCGACGAGGCGTTCTCCACCCCGCTGGCCCGCTCCTACGAGGTGCTCGACGAGCTGCCCTACAAGGAGAAGCCGCTGCGCGCCGCGCTCCGGGCCCGCGGGGTGGGGCGGCTGACGATCAAGAAGCGCGGCGTCGACGTGGTGCCCGAGGAGCTCCGCAAGCGGCTGTCCCTGCACGGCGAGCAGGAGGCCACGATCGTGATGACCAGGGTCGCCGGCAAGGGCACCTGCCTGCTCGTCCGCCCCTTCTGA
- the groL gene encoding chaperonin GroEL (60 kDa chaperone family; promotes refolding of misfolded polypeptides especially under stressful conditions; forms two stacked rings of heptamers to form a barrel-shaped 14mer; ends can be capped by GroES; misfolded proteins enter the barrel where they are refolded when GroES binds), translating into MPKILEFDENARRSLERGVDALANAVKVTLGPKGRYVVLDKKWGAPTITNDGVTVAREIEVDDPFENLGVQLTKEVATKTNDVAGDGTTTATVLAQAMVHEGLRAVAAGANPMSLKRGMDLAVEAVGNALRDAARDVDDKADMAAVATVSSRDKVIGELLAEAFDKVGKDGVITVEESNTMGTELEFTEGMQFDKGYISPYFVSDAERMEAVLDDPYILIHQGKISAISDLLPLLEKVIAAGKPLFILAEDVEGEALSTLVVNKIRGTFNAAAVKAPAFGDRRKAMLQDIATLTGAQVISPEVGLKLDQVGLEVLGQARRVTITKDNTTIVEGAGDKTEVEGRVNQIKAEIENTDSDWDREKLMERLAKLAGGVCVVKVGAATEVELKEKKHRIEDAVSATRAAIEEGIIAGGGSALVHAVSVLSGDLGLTGDEATGVRIVAKSADQPLRWIAENGGVNGFVVVSKVREGKVGEGYNAATGEYGDLVAQGVLDPVKVTRSALVNASSIAGMLLTTETLIVEKPEEEDAAPAGGGHGHGHGH; encoded by the coding sequence ATGCCGAAGATTCTGGAGTTCGACGAGAACGCCCGCCGTTCCCTCGAGCGTGGCGTGGACGCACTCGCCAACGCCGTCAAGGTGACACTCGGCCCCAAGGGCCGTTACGTCGTCCTCGACAAGAAGTGGGGCGCCCCCACGATCACCAACGACGGTGTGACCGTCGCCCGTGAGATCGAGGTCGACGACCCGTTCGAGAACCTGGGTGTGCAGCTCACCAAGGAGGTCGCCACCAAGACCAACGACGTCGCCGGCGACGGTACGACGACCGCGACCGTCCTCGCCCAGGCGATGGTGCACGAGGGCCTGCGGGCCGTCGCCGCCGGTGCGAACCCGATGAGCCTCAAGCGTGGCATGGACCTCGCCGTCGAGGCCGTCGGCAACGCGCTGCGCGACGCCGCCCGCGACGTGGACGACAAGGCCGACATGGCTGCCGTCGCCACCGTCTCCTCGCGCGACAAGGTGATCGGCGAGCTCCTCGCCGAGGCCTTCGACAAGGTGGGCAAGGACGGTGTCATCACCGTCGAGGAGTCCAACACCATGGGCACCGAGCTCGAGTTCACCGAGGGCATGCAGTTCGACAAGGGCTACATCTCGCCGTACTTCGTGTCCGACGCCGAGCGGATGGAGGCCGTCCTGGACGACCCCTACATCCTCATCCACCAGGGCAAGATCAGCGCGATCTCCGACCTGCTGCCGCTGCTGGAGAAGGTCATCGCCGCCGGCAAGCCGCTGTTCATCCTGGCCGAGGACGTCGAGGGCGAGGCCCTGTCCACGCTGGTCGTGAACAAGATCCGCGGCACGTTCAACGCCGCGGCCGTCAAGGCCCCGGCCTTCGGCGACCGCCGCAAGGCCATGCTGCAGGACATCGCCACCCTCACCGGTGCCCAGGTCATCTCCCCGGAGGTCGGCCTCAAGCTCGACCAGGTCGGGCTCGAGGTGCTCGGCCAGGCGCGCCGCGTGACGATCACCAAGGACAACACCACGATCGTCGAGGGTGCGGGCGACAAGACCGAGGTCGAGGGTCGCGTCAACCAGATCAAGGCCGAGATCGAGAACACCGACTCCGACTGGGACCGCGAGAAGCTCATGGAGCGCCTCGCGAAGCTGGCCGGCGGCGTCTGCGTCGTCAAGGTCGGCGCGGCCACCGAGGTCGAGCTCAAGGAGAAGAAGCACCGCATCGAGGACGCCGTCTCCGCGACGCGCGCCGCGATCGAGGAGGGCATCATCGCCGGCGGCGGTTCCGCGCTGGTGCACGCCGTCTCGGTGCTCTCCGGTGACCTCGGGCTGACCGGGGACGAGGCGACCGGTGTCCGCATCGTCGCCAAGTCCGCCGACCAGCCGCTGCGCTGGATCGCCGAGAACGGTGGCGTCAACGGCTTCGTCGTCGTGTCCAAGGTCCGCGAGGGCAAGGTCGGTGAGGGCTACAACGCCGCCACCGGCGAGTACGGCGACCTGGTGGCCCAGGGCGTCCTGGACCCGGTGAAGGTGACCCGCTCCGCGCTGGTCAACGCCTCCTCGATCGCGGGCATGCTGCTCACGACCGAGACGCTGATCGTCGAGAAGCCCGAGGAGGAGGACGCCGCCCCCGCGGGCGGCGGCCACGGTCACGGGCACGGCCACTGA
- a CDS encoding VOC family protein — protein sequence MSRMIFVNLPVQDLDASVDFFTKLGFTFNQQFTDENATCMVVSEQACVMLLVRPFFGSFTTKDVADASSATEVVLAVSADSREEVDTLVDQALALGGSPTKEPQDEGYMYGRSFYDLDGHAWEVMWMDAAAVQ from the coding sequence ATGTCGCGCATGATCTTCGTGAACCTCCCGGTGCAGGACCTCGACGCGTCCGTCGACTTCTTCACCAAGCTCGGCTTCACGTTCAACCAGCAGTTCACCGACGAGAACGCCACCTGCATGGTGGTCAGCGAGCAGGCCTGCGTGATGCTGCTGGTCCGGCCGTTCTTCGGCTCCTTCACCACCAAGGACGTCGCCGACGCGTCGAGCGCGACCGAGGTGGTGCTCGCGGTCTCCGCGGACAGCCGCGAGGAGGTCGACACCCTCGTCGACCAGGCGCTCGCCCTCGGCGGCTCGCCGACCAAGGAGCCGCAGGACGAGGGCTACATGTACGGCCGCAGCTTCTACGACCTCGACGGGCACGCCTGGGAGGTCATGTGGATGGATGCCGCCGCCGTCCAGTGA